The following are from one region of the Chlamydiota bacterium genome:
- a CDS encoding HU family DNA-binding protein: MNRAELIEAIVANKNSGAETKAAAARVLQAVLDGIAKGLKKTQVVSLVGFGTFRVKNRPARKGRNPQTGATITIKARKAVGFKPSADLKKSV; the protein is encoded by the coding sequence ATGAACAGAGCCGAGTTGATCGAAGCCATTGTGGCGAACAAGAACTCCGGAGCGGAGACGAAGGCGGCGGCGGCGAGAGTCCTGCAGGCCGTCCTCGACGGGATCGCGAAGGGGCTCAAGAAGACCCAGGTCGTCAGCCTCGTGGGCTTCGGGACGTTCAGGGTGAAGAATCGCCCGGCGCGCAAGGGCCGCAACCCGCAGACCGGCGCGACGATCACGATCAAGGCCCGCAAGGCGGTCGGGTTCAAGCCGAGCGCGGATCTGAAGAAGTCCGTCTGA
- a CDS encoding isoprenylcysteine carboxylmethyltransferase family protein — protein MQQRRRVILSYVAVVAIYGVGIPVLVASVGPRIDAAFGLPPLVPPPWHATVGAALLVWAWFWIAWSFFFLVRHGRGHPNEILGRELAPPTRELVTGGPYRFTRNPMAYGLIVFYFGALAFFRNSITVLALLPPACAFEIWYHRTCEEPGLLRRFGAEYARYREEVPLLLPAPRRRRS, from the coding sequence ATGCAGCAGCGTCGCAGGGTGATCCTCAGCTACGTGGCGGTCGTGGCGATCTACGGCGTCGGGATCCCGGTCCTCGTTGCCTCGGTCGGCCCCCGTATCGACGCCGCCTTCGGGCTCCCCCCGCTCGTGCCGCCGCCCTGGCACGCCACGGTCGGGGCGGCCCTGCTCGTGTGGGCGTGGTTCTGGATCGCCTGGTCCTTCTTCTTCCTCGTGCGCCACGGGCGCGGACACCCGAACGAGATCCTGGGGCGGGAGCTCGCGCCGCCCACGCGGGAGCTGGTGACCGGGGGGCCCTACCGCTTCACGCGGAACCCGATGGCGTACGGCCTCATCGTCTTCTACTTCGGCGCGCTCGCCTTCTTCCGCAACTCCATCACGGTGCTGGCGCTTCTCCCGCCTGCCTGCGCATTCGAGATCTGGTACCACCGCACCTGCGAGGAGCCGGGGTTGCTGCGGCGGTTCGGCGCCGAGTACGCGCGCTACCGCGAGGAGGTGCCGCTGCTCCTCCCCGCCCCGCGCCGGCGTCGTTCCTGA
- a CDS encoding sigma 54-interacting transcriptional regulator yields the protein MATPPGNAQLRLLDKEQLAALLNASYLLTSTLDTRRLLSSLMELTNRLLHTEASSLLIVDERGKRLLFKSAAGTKADEVAGFTLDADKGIVGWVIRNRKPYIAHDVTADAVWSREVAEKLGFPTRSILCVPIVLRDRLLGAIEAINKRDNGMFDAADVALLATLANHAAIALENSRQHAEAETDARQMVDELRRAHPIVGAGPRMRALMEIVRKVSPSDSTLLIRGESGTGKELVARAVHYRSPRRSKPFTCVNCTLYSETLIESELFGHEQGAFTGASKRRIGRFEQGDGGTIFLDEVGSIPPEGQLKLLRVLQDREFERLGGSETVQVNVRIIAATNEDLEKAIAEGRFREDLYYRLKVIEIVAPPLRERPEDIPALAAHFLREHFAATSSGLAEVSPEAMKLLVSYRWPGNVRELKNVIERAVVLGSGDVLLPEHLPAELTSPGRGTPGGLTLRDAEQARIEEALERAGGNKSLAARTLGISRNRLDRKLKAYT from the coding sequence ATGGCGACGCCGCCCGGGAACGCCCAACTGAGACTTCTCGACAAGGAGCAGCTCGCCGCCCTGCTCAACGCCAGCTACCTGCTCACCTCGACGCTCGACACACGCCGTCTGCTCTCCTCCCTCATGGAGCTCACCAACCGGCTGTTGCACACCGAGGCGAGTTCGCTCCTGATCGTCGACGAGCGGGGCAAACGACTCCTCTTCAAGTCCGCCGCGGGGACGAAGGCGGACGAGGTCGCGGGGTTCACCCTCGACGCCGACAAGGGGATCGTCGGGTGGGTGATCCGGAACAGGAAACCGTACATCGCCCACGACGTGACCGCCGACGCCGTCTGGTCGCGCGAGGTCGCGGAGAAGCTCGGGTTCCCGACGCGTTCCATCCTCTGCGTCCCGATCGTCCTGCGCGACCGGCTGCTGGGGGCGATCGAGGCGATCAACAAGCGGGATAACGGGATGTTCGACGCCGCCGACGTCGCCCTCCTCGCCACGCTCGCCAACCACGCCGCGATCGCCCTCGAGAACTCCCGCCAGCACGCGGAGGCCGAGACCGACGCCCGGCAGATGGTCGACGAACTGCGGCGCGCGCACCCGATCGTCGGCGCGGGTCCGCGGATGCGGGCGCTGATGGAGATTGTCAGGAAGGTCTCCCCTTCCGACTCCACCCTCCTCATCCGGGGCGAGAGCGGCACCGGCAAGGAACTCGTCGCCCGCGCCGTCCACTACCGGTCCCCACGCAGATCGAAGCCGTTCACCTGCGTGAACTGCACGCTCTACAGCGAAACGCTCATCGAGAGCGAGCTCTTCGGCCACGAGCAGGGTGCGTTCACGGGAGCTTCGAAACGGCGGATCGGCCGTTTCGAACAGGGCGACGGCGGCACGATCTTTCTCGACGAGGTGGGGAGCATCCCGCCCGAGGGGCAGCTCAAGCTCCTCCGCGTGCTCCAGGACCGGGAGTTCGAGCGCCTGGGCGGTTCGGAGACGGTGCAGGTAAACGTCCGCATCATCGCCGCGACGAACGAGGACCTCGAGAAGGCGATCGCGGAGGGGAGGTTCCGGGAGGACCTGTACTACCGCCTGAAGGTCATCGAGATCGTCGCGCCCCCGCTGCGCGAGCGCCCCGAGGACATCCCCGCCCTCGCCGCACATTTCCTGCGGGAACATTTCGCCGCCACCTCCTCCGGCTTGGCCGAGGTGAGCCCGGAGGCGATGAAACTCCTCGTCTCCTACCGATGGCCGGGGAACGTCAGGGAACTGAAGAACGTCATCGAGCGCGCGGTCGTCCTCGGGAGCGGCGACGTCCTTCTCCCGGAGCACCTCCCCGCGGAGCTGACGTCCCCCGGGCGGGGGACGCCGGGGGGGCTCACGCTCAGGGACGCCGAACAGGCGCGCATCGAGGAGGCGCTTGAGCGCGCGGGGGGAAACAAGAGCCTCGCCGCCAGGACGCTCGGCATCTCCCGCAACCGCCTCGACCGTAAATTAAAGGCATACACGTAG
- a CDS encoding bifunctional nuclease family protein has protein sequence MPVEVRIRRILVTPSCCAVFLDAPDKTFLIHVGRGVGMAISMAIEHLRPPRPLSHDLIMNVLAGLGVRVERVVINNLRGDTFYARLYLREESERGTRLVEVDARPSDCLALAVQAGASIQVEESVLDRVENVRGALEAGEGADESADA, from the coding sequence ATGCCGGTCGAGGTGCGCATCCGGAGGATTCTCGTCACGCCGTCCTGCTGCGCGGTGTTCCTGGACGCCCCGGACAAGACGTTCCTCATCCACGTCGGCCGCGGGGTGGGGATGGCGATCTCGATGGCGATCGAGCATCTGCGCCCGCCGCGCCCCCTCAGCCACGATCTGATCATGAACGTCCTCGCGGGCCTCGGGGTGCGGGTGGAGCGCGTCGTGATCAACAATCTCCGGGGCGACACCTTCTACGCGCGTCTGTATCTCAGGGAGGAAAGCGAGCGGGGCACGCGCCTTGTGGAGGTGGACGCGCGTCCAAGCGACTGCCTCGCGCTCGCGGTGCAGGCGGGGGCCTCGATCCAGGTCGAGGAGTCAGTGCTGGACCGGGTGGAAAACGTGCGCGGGGCGCTCGAAGCGGGGGAGGGGGCTGATGAGTCGGCAGACGCGTAG
- a CDS encoding thiolase family protein, with amino-acid sequence MQTPVILGALRTALGSFQGGLKGVPAPRLAGTVAAELLRRLNVPPADVDELILGNVIGAGLGQNPARQAAVLAGIPFSSSAFTVDMVCGSGLRAVCLAAQAVALGESAVVIAGGAENMSRAPQLVLRDAAARRPLSAMRHDGLHCAFKKEPMGVFAESLARRHEVSREEQDRYAIEGQRRAAESIAREVFAAEIVPVSRDGEGQFIRDECPRHDCTMERLALLKPAFRKDGTVTAGNATPISDGAAAVLVASEEYARAHRIAPLARILDWCTAGVELEEAFAAPVPAVRKLLAKSGLSIEEIDLVELGDSFAVEGVVCGRELNWDPARVNVRGGTLALGHPLGASGARILVTLLHALRDARKRLGLAVICLGGANAVALLVENAEFPSARRAG; translated from the coding sequence ATGCAGACACCGGTCATCCTCGGCGCCTTGAGGACCGCCCTCGGATCGTTCCAGGGCGGGCTCAAGGGGGTCCCCGCCCCCCGCCTCGCGGGGACGGTCGCCGCGGAGCTTCTGCGGCGCCTGAACGTGCCGCCCGCGGACGTGGACGAGCTCATCCTCGGCAACGTCATCGGGGCCGGCCTCGGCCAGAACCCCGCCCGCCAGGCGGCCGTCCTCGCCGGCATCCCGTTCAGCTCCTCCGCCTTCACCGTGGATATGGTGTGCGGCTCGGGGCTCCGCGCCGTCTGCCTCGCCGCCCAGGCCGTCGCCCTGGGCGAGAGCGCAGTGGTGATCGCGGGGGGCGCGGAGAACATGAGCCGCGCCCCGCAGCTGGTGCTTCGCGACGCTGCCGCGCGGAGGCCCCTCAGCGCGATGCGGCACGACGGCCTCCACTGCGCGTTCAAAAAGGAGCCGATGGGCGTCTTCGCGGAGTCGCTCGCCCGCAGGCACGAGGTGTCGCGCGAGGAGCAGGACCGCTACGCGATCGAGGGGCAGCGGCGCGCGGCGGAGAGCATCGCCCGCGAGGTTTTCGCCGCCGAGATCGTCCCGGTGTCCCGCGACGGCGAGGGTCAGTTTATCCGCGACGAGTGCCCCCGCCACGACTGCACGATGGAGCGCCTCGCGCTGCTCAAGCCCGCCTTCCGGAAGGACGGCACCGTCACCGCGGGGAATGCCACCCCGATATCGGACGGGGCCGCCGCCGTGCTCGTGGCCTCCGAGGAATACGCGCGTGCGCATCGGATCGCCCCGCTCGCCCGCATCCTGGACTGGTGCACCGCCGGGGTGGAGCTCGAGGAGGCGTTCGCGGCCCCGGTGCCCGCCGTGCGGAAACTCCTCGCAAAGAGCGGGCTCTCGATCGAAGAGATAGATCTCGTCGAGCTGGGCGACTCGTTCGCCGTGGAGGGGGTCGTCTGCGGACGGGAGCTCAACTGGGACCCCGCGCGGGTGAATGTCCGCGGCGGAACGCTCGCGCTCGGTCACCCGCTGGGCGCGAGCGGCGCGAGGATCCTGGTGACGCTGCTGCACGCCCTCAGGGATGCGCGGAAACGACTCGGTCTCGCGGTGATCTGCCTCGGGGGCGCCAACGCCGTCGCCCTTCTCGTGGAGAACGCCGAATTCCCCTCCGCCCGCCGCGCCGGATAA
- the recR gene encoding recombination protein RecR, whose product MRYPLSIARLIEELIKLPGIGPRSAERIVFHLLKAPAADCDRLAEALREVRKKIHHCSVCYSVAESDPCPVCSDARRDPATLCVVERPADMMAVEKSGGYRGLYHVLMGKIAPLDGVGPESLRIDELVARVKRGGVAEVIIATGSDVEGEATALYLSRVLKPFAARVTRIAHGIPMGSSLDFSDEVTIKRALEGRAPL is encoded by the coding sequence AAGCTCCCCGGCATCGGTCCGCGCAGCGCCGAACGGATCGTCTTCCACCTCCTCAAGGCGCCGGCCGCCGACTGCGACCGGCTCGCCGAGGCCCTGCGCGAGGTCAGGAAGAAGATCCACCACTGCTCGGTCTGCTACAGCGTGGCGGAGAGCGACCCGTGCCCCGTCTGCTCCGACGCGCGCCGCGACCCGGCAACGCTCTGCGTCGTCGAGCGCCCCGCCGACATGATGGCGGTGGAGAAGTCGGGAGGGTACCGCGGGCTCTACCACGTCCTGATGGGAAAAATCGCCCCGCTCGACGGCGTCGGGCCGGAGTCGCTGCGCATCGATGAGCTCGTGGCCAGGGTGAAGCGGGGCGGCGTCGCGGAGGTGATCATCGCCACCGGCTCCGACGTCGAGGGGGAGGCGACGGCGCTCTATCTCTCCCGCGTTCTGAAGCCGTTCGCGGCCAGGGTGACCCGCATCGCGCACGGCATCCCGATGGGGAGCAGCCTCGACTTCAGCGACGAGGTCACCATCAAGAGGGCCCTCGAAGGCCGCGCGCCGCTCTGA
- the amrS gene encoding AmmeMemoRadiSam system radical SAM enzyme — protein MTRREFILRSCAASCALGAFPGLLGAAGAQGPREAMYYETAEGGLVRCRLCPRGCVIAPGLAGRCRVRRNDGGKLYTLVFGRPCTSHNDPIEKKPLFHFLPGTNAFSIATAGCNIECKFCQNWQISQAGPEEVRSVEMPPDRVVERALAAGSAAIAYTYTEPVVFYEYVRETARLGASRGMRSVMITNGFIREEPMRELLPHLAAVKVDLKAFTEKFYREVCDGALAPVLSTLKLLKQTGTWHELVVLLVPTLNDGDDEIAALCRWVKQELGAGVPVHFTRYHPTYKMRNLPPTPVATLERARRIGLKEGLEFVYLGNVPGHPGETTWCPKCGTALITRVSYHVDASGLKNGACRHCGRPIPGVWS, from the coding sequence ATGACACGACGGGAGTTCATCCTCCGCTCCTGCGCGGCGTCGTGCGCGCTTGGGGCGTTTCCCGGGCTCCTCGGCGCGGCGGGCGCGCAGGGGCCGCGCGAGGCGATGTACTACGAAACGGCGGAGGGCGGCCTCGTGCGCTGCCGCCTCTGCCCGCGCGGCTGCGTCATCGCGCCGGGCCTCGCCGGGCGCTGCCGCGTCCGCCGCAACGACGGCGGAAAGCTCTACACGCTTGTCTTCGGCCGCCCCTGCACCTCGCATAACGACCCGATCGAGAAGAAGCCGCTCTTCCACTTCCTCCCGGGGACAAACGCCTTCTCGATCGCCACCGCCGGCTGCAACATCGAGTGCAAGTTCTGCCAGAACTGGCAGATCTCGCAGGCCGGGCCCGAGGAGGTCCGGTCGGTGGAGATGCCCCCGGATCGGGTCGTCGAGCGCGCCTTGGCGGCCGGAAGCGCCGCCATCGCCTACACCTACACCGAGCCGGTCGTCTTCTACGAGTACGTGCGCGAGACGGCGCGCCTCGGCGCGAGCCGGGGGATGCGCAGCGTGATGATCACGAACGGCTTCATCAGGGAGGAACCGATGCGCGAACTCCTCCCCCACCTCGCGGCGGTGAAGGTCGATCTGAAGGCGTTTACGGAGAAATTCTACCGGGAGGTCTGCGACGGGGCGCTCGCGCCGGTCCTCTCGACGCTGAAGCTCCTGAAACAAACCGGCACCTGGCACGAACTGGTGGTGCTGCTCGTCCCCACGCTCAACGACGGGGACGACGAGATCGCCGCGCTCTGCCGCTGGGTGAAACAGGAGCTCGGGGCGGGCGTGCCGGTGCACTTCACGCGCTACCACCCGACCTACAAGATGCGCAACCTTCCGCCGACACCCGTCGCCACGCTCGAGCGGGCGCGCCGGATCGGCTTGAAGGAGGGGCTCGAATTCGTCTACCTCGGCAACGTCCCCGGCCACCCCGGCGAAACCACATGGTGCCCGAAATGCGGCACGGCGCTCATTACCCGCGTCTCGTACCATGTCGACGCCTCGGGGCTGAAAAACGGCGCCTGCAGGCACTGCGGCCGCCCCATCCCCGGCGTCTGGTCCTGA
- a CDS encoding DUF2066 domain-containing protein — MTNRSVRCAARAAAALLCAALCTAARAVPEKEVTATGEAAVRGGGADELLRAKDEATNRAQRRAIEQSIGSLVDSETMVENFQLIDDKVLSQVKGYLTGFEIVDDNRGDGGVYRVTIRATVALARLEKDVRALNIIRAKKQNPRVMVMLREFFEDPVYGADFQKGGAVAQTAVEKELLRLDFPLVDRGQTGEINERDVHTAFNDPAKAAALGRRFGAEIVIVGEATSAEMDRSMPHGVAVYHCDAQISARAIKTDTGQLIASESVTSGRVVKGGRATAAKEALRVAGEKLAAAMRDRMLERWRSEAFNTVTVQIIATKATNERRRALRKDLAAVRGVRSVSERSWVNEVLELDAEVDGAIWGDFDALLETLPGVAVKLKGRTPNRVECELGDKTPAAPAGLRPE; from the coding sequence ATGACGAACAGGTCGGTGCGGTGCGCGGCACGGGCCGCGGCGGCGCTCCTCTGTGCGGCGCTTTGCACCGCCGCCCGCGCGGTGCCGGAGAAGGAGGTCACGGCGACCGGGGAGGCCGCGGTGCGCGGGGGCGGGGCCGACGAGCTGCTCCGGGCCAAAGACGAGGCGACGAACCGCGCCCAGCGCCGGGCGATCGAGCAGAGCATCGGCTCGCTCGTCGACTCCGAAACGATGGTCGAGAACTTCCAGCTCATCGACGACAAGGTGCTCTCGCAGGTGAAGGGGTACCTCACCGGTTTCGAAATCGTCGACGACAACCGGGGCGACGGCGGTGTCTATCGCGTCACGATACGGGCGACGGTGGCGCTCGCCCGACTCGAGAAGGATGTCCGCGCCCTGAACATCATCAGGGCGAAGAAACAGAACCCGCGCGTGATGGTGATGCTGCGGGAGTTCTTCGAGGACCCGGTCTACGGGGCCGATTTCCAGAAGGGCGGGGCGGTGGCCCAGACGGCGGTCGAGAAGGAGCTCCTGCGGCTCGATTTCCCGCTCGTGGACCGGGGGCAGACGGGCGAGATCAACGAACGCGACGTGCACACCGCCTTCAACGACCCGGCGAAGGCCGCCGCGCTCGGCAGACGGTTCGGCGCGGAAATTGTGATCGTCGGCGAGGCGACGAGCGCCGAGATGGACCGAAGCATGCCGCACGGGGTCGCGGTCTACCATTGCGACGCGCAGATATCGGCGCGGGCGATCAAGACCGACACCGGCCAGCTGATCGCGAGCGAGAGCGTCACGTCGGGGCGCGTGGTCAAGGGCGGCCGCGCGACCGCCGCGAAGGAGGCGCTGAGGGTCGCCGGCGAAAAGCTCGCGGCCGCGATGCGCGACCGGATGCTCGAGCGGTGGCGGAGCGAGGCGTTCAACACCGTCACCGTCCAGATCATCGCCACGAAGGCCACGAACGAGCGCAGGCGGGCGCTCCGGAAGGACCTCGCCGCGGTCCGCGGCGTCCGAAGCGTCTCGGAGCGGAGCTGGGTGAACGAGGTGCTCGAGCTCGACGCGGAGGTGGATGGGGCGATCTGGGGCGACTTCGACGCGTTGCTGGAGACCCTGCCGGGCGTGGCGGTGAAACTGAAGGGCAGGACGCCCAACCGCGTGGAGTGCGAACTCGGCGACAAGACGCCGGCGGCGCCCGCGGGGCTGAGGCCGGAGTAG